A stretch of DNA from Bactrocera neohumeralis isolate Rockhampton chromosome 6, APGP_CSIRO_Bneo_wtdbg2-racon-allhic-juicebox.fasta_v2, whole genome shotgun sequence:
CAAATTCCAGTGGAATGTTTTGGCATCTCATGTGTTGccaacattttgtttttctttgaaaatgttAATTCCTTATCAGCTGATAAGTTTGTATGGGAAAGGATTCAGTgaaatcaaaatgttttcaacaaAGTGAAAAAAGCTTATTGACGGCAAAATAGTAAACAATTGATGTAATTGCTTACACATATAAGATAAATAGAAACATAATAGAAATAGCAAATAAcgttataattttttcacacagAAGTTTTTCTTGAGATCTGAGCaatggcaaaaattttaattttatttatcaaaaaacgaaggtttctttctttttttcctcatgagtaaaaagtaattttaatgaaGATTCTTCTCTTAATTGGAGATGCATTGATTTTCTTCACCTTAATATATTTTCCATTACAAACTGAGTTACAAGCCATATACTTTTACCTATTCCTCACGTTGCGATGTGTCAATTGGAACACAAAACATTCGTAAGTTGCTTCTTCTTTGGTAAGAACAGTAAGTATTCTGCATAttctttcattaattaaaaaaagaaattatttttcgtgtaaagtttgttaaatttgaatatttggaTAAATGTAAGTTTGACCTTTAATACGATATTAAATAAacgtaaagaaaaatttaatgttacatacatatttcactttgttgaatacactttgagtaaaataaaataaatataattatttttcgaatgaaaataattaGGGAGATAACTATTAATTGATTTAGtttgaaaatcaaaacaaacaaaaatgtaaattcaGTGTACTAAATGCTCTACTTGTATTAataaggtttaaaaaaattgttattagaaAGTTTGTTtcgatacaaaaattatatttattagctATTTGCTGTAAAAGTAAtgtatgatttttattattagttaaaATACAACcgaatgttttaaataaatatatactttttaatataaatgtgACATCATATTCAGTTACGTTACCAGTTACGTTCGTTATTGAGaggtcacaaaatatttttaaataaaataatttcaagttttacgTATTACCCtgtaactgtaaaaattttcaataattttattcttcCTGTATTGCTATTAGAGAACAGCTGACAAATTGCAATTGTATCATCAGAGAttgttttcgttaatttttgtgtaaatttaagctaatataataataatatacatatacattaaaaacCATTTAAGGTTACTCTTAACGTTGCAATGATCCACTTAACAGGGCACAAGTATAATGCCCGAGAGATCATACAGAATATGTTTTCTCCACTAGTGGGTGTGATTTGCAGTCCACTAGCCAACGAAGTTTGTGCCCGCAACAACTTGTCCTTCGTGGAAATGTTGCAACcattttcaaaactgttaaATGATGGTAAAAATGTTATCctttattaaaaatcttaactacaaataagcaaaaatatgacgtatgtatttgtgttttcACAGCTCAATTTCGTGACGTGTCGGATACAAGTGTTTCAATTAAAGGCTTACGTTTGAATTTCTGCGATGTTGATTGGCGTCCGCCGCAGACGGTGCTGGCGCGTAAAATGCTCAATGAAGCAGTAACAAATGCGCAAAATGAGGAAACGAAATCAGTAATCATAGGTACTTCATAATACTAAATAATGGCAGATATTtatttgtctgtatatacatatatttttggtattttaggAGATTTGAAATTAAAGTTACCAACCTCAGAGCCGTGGTTCGAACAATGGCGAGAAACCTTCTTAACTGTGCAATTTCCCGCTGACCACGAGTTCACGCGTCATTTTCTTACTTGTCTCATCGTACTGAGCAGCAGTGATCCGAACATTGTGGAGAGTGCACAAAAGCTTACACAACGCGTACATCAAATGCAAAGTGTCACACCACAAAAGTTGCCCAAGTGGTTCAATCCCACTAATGTGCTTAATAGTTACGTAGTGTTGCACGAGGGTTCACAAGGGGATATATCTAAGTATGATAAAAGTGTTTATATCAACTTaagtattataattatattttgtacaACTTCTTTGCAGAGCTCAACAAGGCTACGAACTTCTAAAGTCCACATTTGGCGATAATAAATGTTTTCTGGTACAGATTAACTCATTAGATGCTACCGTGCCTGGAGAGGTGCCTGACTATTGGGCAACTTATATAAAACGTCAACCAAGAAATGTAAGCCCACCAACGAATAATAATTGTCTTAACATTATTTCTCATTTCTAATAATTTGTAGGAGTTACAAGTGGATCAAATAAGTGGCCCCAAAACACCACAAGATGCTATGTCCATGATCTCAATGCCAAACATTCAAATGCTCAGCGATGCAATGTCCACCACCACCACAGACAGCAGCAGTGATATAGCCATTATACATCCCTTGAGTCCGGTGCAAGAAAGCGCCACGGAAGCTATTGTGAGtttgtaatttctttattttctttaatattaactttttcaCTATTTGTATTTTCTGGTAGAGCTCGAAGTTTTCAGTGAGCAGCGAGAGCATAGCTTCGCAGAATATAAACGCTAATGTATGGGCAACTGAAACAGACGGCGATACAACAGGACATGGTGGCTGCCTGAATGCTATGGATGTTGAGAATTTACGTCATTTCGTCCAGGATTATACGGTACGCGCGTTAATACCGTACGCCGAGCAGATGGTGGCTGTTCTCGCAGAAGcggtaatattatttaaataaaagttgtgtttgtttacttttcaatttgtaatttaaatttagattacaaacaaaaaaggtGTGAGCAAGTCCTTATTAAGTGCCACCAAACGCTTATTTAGTAGCAAACCGGCTTCGAATGCGACTAATCAAAACGCTGTCATGTAAGTGTGAACCGTTATGCGTTGGTGTcgttgtatatttatattttcactttccaTAGCTATACTCACGAATCCTCGGAATTGCAAACGCGCAAACTTGGCGATCTCTACTTCATGTTCGGGCATTATAACCTAGCTTTTCAGGTGAGTACTATCTTCGATAATTTAGCACTCACTTCTGTATTTACGGCgtaatcaaattttgttcacaGGCCTACCACCAGGCTAAACGTGATTTCGACGCCGATTCCGCTTGGCAATATTACGCAGGTGCGCTCGAAATGGCCGCCGTTTCAGCGTTTATGCTGGGCACAGCCTACCGCAAGACCTTTGATTATATGGAGGAAGCTATTAAAACCTATCTAAACGTTTGCAAGTAAGCATTACACTGCTTCTTAATAGAAATGACACTAATGTGTAATACTAAACACAACAGATTGCAGCAGTTTGCTACGCGCGCCACATTACTGAGCATGGAATGTCTACGCACATCGCGCATGTACGGCGAGGCGGCCAATCAGCTTATACGCATGACTAGTGAAGATGCCGACTTACGTTCGGCTTTGCTTTTGGAGCAAGCGTCATACTGTTACTTGGCATCGCATCCCTCCATGTATAGGAAGTATGCTTTCAATATTGTGCTCTCGGGCAATCGCTACTCACGTGCTGGCCAGAGGAAGCACGCTCATCGCTGCTATCAGCAGGCGTATCAAGTGTTCGAGAGTCGCGGTTGGAGTTTGGCCGAAGATCACATACAATATACAATGGCTAAGCAAGCTTGCGCCTTGAAGAGGCTCGAAGAGGCGAGTAGTTCGTACTCGCATTTGTTGCATCCAGCCAGTCAACAGAGCGCGCAACAGCAAGTTATTTTCCTGAAGGAgtacatacaaatgcacacGGTAGGctgacattaatttttttttgtttatggtgGTCTTGTATGATATAAGGTTAGATGTATCAAACGTATGACGAAATGAGTTAACTCCTTTATTGTTGTGGAACCTGCTTGGGTCAAAgctcaaattattattatgtgttgttgttgttgcggcagtTCTAGGCCGGATacaaaatccgggtccgttcttattacgtagactcgactgtcgtgggaacgtcAGAAGAAAATGAGCTGTTTAAGGTCGGATCAATTGGAGAGGGTTCGATGGCGATATCCTTTCGATTTAAAAACACAACGCACTCCTTTCCGAGCAGTTTCTGTTGGAAGCGGAGCCGCTTACTAGGAGTGTCAAGATATCATTACTTCATTATGTCGACGACATCGAAAAGTACGTCGACCAGACTTAGGAAGCAACTAACTTTAGATACATATCCGACAAAGATCTCGAAGTGCCGCGAGAATCCAGTGTCCCCTCAAAACTCCAAACACTTCCTTGCATGCCCAACGAATCCCATTCATCTAACACCCCTTTCTCAGAGGTTACTACCTCAGTAGGTTTAAATAGTAACCAACAAACTCAGACTACTTGTCGACTTTTACACTGgccattgtaagctcaagaagctCTTATATAACATGGGACTAGCTTCTTGTGCGAATTGCCGGTTATGCGACAGGAAGTCTAAAACTCCAGaaacctgctaattgactgcacagcagtctgaaggcccttggatccatgtttccaaatagggattacatcgcctcaatagctcctagcagtatattggagtTTATGAATTTGCTGGGGCTAGGGGAGTCGTTGTCCTTAGGTCGCGATacaatcctcatttatttatctaatctaatctaagaTAAATCAATGAATTCCTTGCCCTAGCCCTCATAAGCCAAATATCCTGATACTCATCTCCCTGTTTACGTTTAAAGTAGGGAAGATTCgtgttctaaaatttttaaattaaagaattttggagtaaaaatttaattttagatttgaattttaatcttatttgtttagtaataaaaacttattatataactataaaatataacttttcaTCCCAGACAtcttaaataatgaaaaaaaaagtttttgaatttgaaaattatagtaagaaataaaaaacttatttttcaaattaaaagctgcactgaaaatggataaaaaggaaagatttatatattttttaatccagGTTTTGGGAgtataaattcttaaaattgtttttaattatttttgaggttagaaAATACATATTGAAGAGTTTCCATTTGTcacttgttttattattttcatactttATAGGAACTTATCAAACGAAATTCTGAATTGGGTCTACTTGCACTTGCGTTGCCGCAGGTGGCGCAAAACTCCGTACGCGTATTACTTTCCACACCCAGCACCATGGTTAGCGGACAACATGTAGCCGCCAGCGGTATTGACATAAAGGTTTAAGCCGCACTTGCTCTTGatagaatattttcatttaaagcgcatatttaaatattacagTCGAATTTTGCGGATGAACCCATTTGGCATAAAATGGAAGAGATGCTTGTGGCGACAGTGGATCCCAAAAGGGCTTTGGTATTCAAACCAACACGTTTTCTCTTCTCTAAAGAGTGCCCAGCTATAGAGAATCCACTGGCGGTGCAAGGCGGTGAGCAATTTTGAGAGATCTGCAATGTGTTTGATTAGACGTatctttaaattatattatttttgtattccaGAACCGATTGAGCTATCCGTAACGGTATTTAACACTGTCAAATGCAGTATTACCTTAAATGGCATCGATTTGCTTTGGCAACTGCAGCTGGATAATGGCGATATGCTTTCGAATGAATCGCTATACACACACAATGAAGAGAGTTCGAGTAATTAAGCTTTCAAAGATTTACGTCAAGCTCTTAATGACTGCATTTTCCTTTAACTTCAGGTAAAGCCGCCGTTAACGCCGCAATCAAAACCAATTGCGTGCCTTCCGTCGTTTTGGATGAGCGCTGCGAACATAcgatttactttaaaattacaCCAAAACTAACGGGACTTTTGAATATAATTGGCGTCGTGGGTGAGGTGGTGCTAACAGCAGAGCCCACTGCCTGTTTACAAGGCATGCTGAAATTCGAAACGCCGCAAGTCAAGGTGAAAGGCAAACAAGCCACACAAATGTTGATGGATAATAAAATGAGCATTAAAGTGACACCGGCTGTGCCGGCCATGTCTGTTAGCTTCACGCAGCTACCAACAAACCTAATAGCCGGTGAGATACTGCCTGTTGTGGTGAGCCTGCGAAACTCTGGCATTGTGCCGATCGAGGATGTTTTCCTTTGTTGTGATCAACCGCGCTGGCTGACTTTGACTGATGTAGATACGGAAGTGCCGTTGTCTATATTGAAATGTAATGCTTGAAACCATATTTAGTTTTCgttctaaatttaattatgtatgcCCTACAGCTGTTAAAGATCTCTCCAACGAGAAGTTATCGAAAGATCGCGAGCTGCGTCGTCAACGTGTTTTCCGCTtgctaaaaaatgaaaattccgTTAGTTTGAAACCGCAAGAGTGCACAACTGTGTCGATGCACATACAGGCGCCCTACCAGAAAGGCGATTTCACATTGCGTCTCCTATTCCTCTATAGTTTGCCAGATGGGACTAGTGCGTCCATTAAATACCGTCTGGTGCGCCACAATTGGCAATTTCAAGTGCATGAGTGTCTGCACGCTGCAGTGACATGTGTGATAAGCAACACGTTGTCGGGCGAGCTGGGTCTTGATGTTGCTGTTAAGAATGAGAGTAGCGCGAAAAGTTTTGGTGCAAgcgatatgtatattaattccATTGGAGTATATAGCGCCGACCATAATATGAACAGGAATAAGCTCTACAGTAAGTTGCAACATTTATGAGTAGTCTTTAACGGACCGGTTCTAACagatgtgcaaaattttatttacagttacaaATCAAATGGGCATTTCTACTGGCAGTGATGGTGGTAAGTTGGTTATTAAAagagccaaattttttttttaatgcattgtTGACTTATAatcgtttttatttcatttagcgCGCTTTCTGCCGATAGGCAAGTCAATGAATTTCCAGTGCCGTCTTGAACgcaacaaaaccaaaaccaCTTCGCCACCTGCTAAGTTGCTTTATGAACGGGTTTCATTTGTTAACGTTATACCCGCTATCCATGCTGataaagcacacacacaaattcCTTCCGTTTACGAAATGTACGGCTTTTTGGCTAAACATGAGACTTTATACTTCAACACCAACATCAATACAGATGAATTTAACAGCGCTATAGCGAACGCAGATCCACACACTACAGTGGTGTTAAATTGGGCGGCACAAGTCAAACTTAGCCAAGACGAGACTCCACGTTTGGTGGCTGGCCAACATTTCATACAATTACGCAATCTTTATGAAAGTTCCACTTGTCTGGGCGTGCAAGCATCACAACACGGTTTTGTTGATATTATATCAAAGCCCCAACAGTTGCGCAGCATTGCTGAGTTCGCTTTGAATGACACGGATGCGCAGCCCTTTGCTGTGTTCGCCGATGAGCAGCGTTGGGTGGACGATGAAGATGACGCTGAGGAAGCTGATGACAACGCGTCATTTTGGGAGGTGAACACAGATTATGTGGGCAAGCGTTGTTTGTTGGTGGATGAAAGTTTAACACTTGCTGTGAAAGCTtgaatataaatgttttatcttagttatttactataatttttattaaagcgTAGTTTCTGTCAATGCTACagtgcaataaataataaaaaaatatatgtataataattaagtgttacttttattaaaatttgctaataCCATACAATTATACTAAACACTACGTCATTTAACGAACATTAGACTAGACAAACACTGCTTATATTTACTTATTGCTACACAGACTTGTTAGACAAAGTGTTGTCTAAAAAACAgtgacattttatttttgccttAACGATACAAATTTAGTTGAGCAACTAACTCTCTCTCGTCGATTTCCTTCGTATTGAGGTCGGCCTCTTGCTtttttaatagttcaaaaatcGCCGCAAGTTGTTCTCTTTCGATTCTAGAATATTACGTTTTCATAAgcattaagaatttttttgggTATTAAAACACTCACTTGCGTTCTTCCTCCAATTGGTCGCGCGTCAATTGAGCTTCCAACTCTTTGAGCCGCGCTGATTTCATTTTACCAACCAGTCCATCACCTAACGGATTATCCGTGTCGATGTCGTCTTCGTCACTGCAGTCATATAAATCGCCTTCAGCTGTCAGTAGATTAGGCTGCTCTTCCACTTCACGATCCAAGCGTGAGCCATACAACTATTGCATAAGTATAGTAATtagttaattttcaataaaagtataCTTAATAATAATCACCCCAATGTCCTTCACCAAATTGGAAAAGTAGAATGCTAGTATAACCGCAGCTAGCATCGTCACAGTGCTCAGAAGGTAAACATTATCGAAAGAATCGAAAATTTCCGCAATGCCTAATAGTCCACTCATATTATTAGCTCTTTAAttcacaaaatatattatatttttaagcaacacacaaaaatgtttaaattctATCGCCCTCGGCAAAAGAATTGGTcgataaaagtaaataaacaaacacgAAAACCCGATAAAAgataaattgcataaaaatctCTGTATTACAATtgttatttaattcaattacttGCGGCAAAAAAATTGCGTTGATAAAGGTAAATAAACAAACTCGAAAACTTAACAAGAgagaaattgcataaaaatatttgccaaaaaattcaaCAGGGTTGCATAGCACGTCATAAATGAAGTACACAAATTAATTCCTCTACGCTGTTTTTGGCGCAAATAGTTGTCAtgcttgaaaattatttaaattataaaaaaagtcaaaaattaattattaaactcatatgtatgtacccgttagaacaacaacaacacttttaaaataaattatccaaATCACTTTTTAGTTATCATGCCTACTTTTTCGTTGTTACTTCTTACAATcggattttaacaaaatatgattggaaaaggaaatttaattaaatgcaaaagACAATGGTTTAACCATAGCTGTTAAGCAAACcccattgaaaatatataaagcgATTTGAAGATGCGGATTgctaagaaaaaaatcaaaaattcagaAGAACTTTGGACTGGGATCGAGGATGCATGGTACACAATTCCACATAGTAGGTGTCAGAAGTTAGCCAAGAGTTTGTCCTGACGATGCcaagtaattttgaaaaaccacTGAAAACGTTTCCGGAACTTTTATGCATGCATATACCCACATCTTGTTTTTTACATCCCACCAACGCCAAACACAAGATTAAGATATGTTCTCTTCTTGAGTAGTTTCTTTCATACACAATTGAAGTACATCGGATCGAATTCAAATTGTATATATTCTCgttcttaaaaaatgtaaaaaaatatttgatttaccaAGACGTTGCATTGCGAAAAGGGTTAGCTGAAACACAGCTGGTATCCCCTGCCACAAAGACCGAAAATAAAACTCATAGATTTGTGAATtcg
This window harbors:
- the LOC126762711 gene encoding matrix-remodeling-associated protein 7 — protein: MSGLLGIAEIFDSFDNVYLLSTVTMLAAVILAFYFSNLVKDIGLYGSRLDREVEEQPNLLTAEGDLYDCSDEDDIDTDNPLGDGLVGKMKSARLKELEAQLTRDQLEEERKIEREQLAAIFELLKKQEADLNTKEIDERELVAQLNLYR
- the LOC126762673 gene encoding trafficking protein particle complex subunit 8, coding for MIHLTGHKYNAREIIQNMFSPLVGVICSPLANEVCARNNLSFVEMLQPFSKLLNDAQFRDVSDTSVSIKGLRLNFCDVDWRPPQTVLARKMLNEAVTNAQNEETKSVIIGDLKLKLPTSEPWFEQWRETFLTVQFPADHEFTRHFLTCLIVLSSSDPNIVESAQKLTQRVHQMQSVTPQKLPKWFNPTNVLNSYVVLHEGSQGDISKAQQGYELLKSTFGDNKCFLVQINSLDATVPGEVPDYWATYIKRQPRNELQVDQISGPKTPQDAMSMISMPNIQMLSDAMSTTTTDSSSDIAIIHPLSPVQESATEAISSKFSVSSESIASQNINANVWATETDGDTTGHGGCLNAMDVENLRHFVQDYTVRALIPYAEQMVAVLAEAITNKKGVSKSLLSATKRLFSSKPASNATNQNAVIYTHESSELQTRKLGDLYFMFGHYNLAFQAYHQAKRDFDADSAWQYYAGALEMAAVSAFMLGTAYRKTFDYMEEAIKTYLNVCKLQQFATRATLLSMECLRTSRMYGEAANQLIRMTSEDADLRSALLLEQASYCYLASHPSMYRKYAFNIVLSGNRYSRAGQRKHAHRCYQQAYQVFESRGWSLAEDHIQYTMAKQACALKRLEEASSSYSHLLHPASQQSAQQQVIFLKEYIQMHTELIKRNSELGLLALALPQVAQNSVRVLLSTPSTMVSGQHVAASGIDIKSNFADEPIWHKMEEMLVATVDPKRALVFKPTRFLFSKECPAIENPLAVQGEPIELSVTVFNTVKCSITLNGIDLLWQLQLDNGDMLSNESLYTHNEESSSKAAVNAAIKTNCVPSVVLDERCEHTIYFKITPKLTGLLNIIGVVGEVVLTAEPTACLQGMLKFETPQVKVKGKQATQMLMDNKMSIKVTPAVPAMSVSFTQLPTNLIAGEILPVVVSLRNSGIVPIEDVFLCCDQPRWLTLTDVDTEVPLSILKSVKDLSNEKLSKDRELRRQRVFRLLKNENSVSLKPQECTTVSMHIQAPYQKGDFTLRLLFLYSLPDGTSASIKYRLVRHNWQFQVHECLHAAVTCVISNTLSGELGLDVAVKNESSAKSFGASDMYINSIGVYSADHNMNRNKLYITNQMGISTGSDGARFLPIGKSMNFQCRLERNKTKTTSPPAKLLYERVSFVNVIPAIHADKAHTQIPSVYEMYGFLAKHETLYFNTNINTDEFNSAIANADPHTTVVLNWAAQVKLSQDETPRLVAGQHFIQLRNLYESSTCLGVQASQHGFVDIISKPQQLRSIAEFALNDTDAQPFAVFADEQRWVDDEDDAEEADDNASFWEVNTDYVGKRCLLVDESLTLAVKA